One genomic window of Myxocyprinus asiaticus isolate MX2 ecotype Aquarium Trade chromosome 5, UBuf_Myxa_2, whole genome shotgun sequence includes the following:
- the LOC127440507 gene encoding uncharacterized protein LOC127440507 isoform X2 produces the protein MHFILTLAFLVDLSWGLPKDIVIKFERSVLVNGSVEERILVNGAAREFDDQPVVRLIKDEALGMIVKNEHATSINGTYIRLRECKLREYRVLRLSDRFQLNGKDYLALDSVTGSWTALEPEARNLQTWARAAECLEKTQLKEECEEFIKLMNDTQNKEGLGVLRVMALVLTTFLLIGLAFISLLIFKRHGQQPGGEKSHIVYQML, from the exons ATGCACTTCATTTTAACACTTGCCTTTCTTGTGGATTTATCCTGGGGTCTTCCAAAGG ATATTGTAATTAAATTCGAGCGCAGTGTATTGGTGAACGGTTCGGTCGAGGAGAGGATCCTTGTCAACGGTGCAGCTAGAGAGTTCGACGATCAACCGGTGGTCAGACTAATTAAAGATGAAGCCCTGGGGATGATCGTGAAGAATGAGCATGCAACATCAA tTAATGGCACGTATATACGCCTGAGAGAATGCAAGCTGAGAGAATATCGCGTTTTGCGACTGTCCGATCGGTTTCAGCTGAATGGCAAAGATTACTTGGCTTTAGATTCAGTAACTGGGTCGTGGACAGCGTTGGAGCCAGAGGCGCGCAATCTACAGACATGGGCGCGTGCAGCTGAATGTCTAGAGAAAACTCAGCTGAAAGAGGAATGTGAAGAATTCATCAAACTCATGAATGACACCCAGAACAAAGagg GGCTTGGTGTGTTAAGAGTGATGGCTCTGGTCTTGACCACATTTCTCTTAATTGGATTAGCCTTTATAAGCCTTCTTATCTTCAAACGACATG GTCAACAGCCAGGAGGTGAGAAGTCTCACATTGTTTACCAAATGTTGTAA